A genome region from Vibrio tapetis subsp. tapetis includes the following:
- the mshL gene encoding pilus (MSHA type) biogenesis protein MshL, whose product MRKYVVAIIVASLVGCTNMGHRDPVEVKQALNEAVNEANSRALDDLPASVQDDLMPHFDGQPLSTQAPLKRFRVQANGVDAKTFFASLVKGTEFSAAIHPNVSGRITVNLSDVTLDEVLNVVRDMYGFDVVKNGKVIQIYPAGLRTETIPVDYLQFKRLGKSLTSITTGSITSKDGGSSSGSSSSSSSSSSSSGSSSSSKSTSPTGGTEIETTSESDFWPQLEKAVGTLIGTGNGRNVIVSPQASVLTVRAFPDEIREIKQFLGVSQKRMQRQVILEAKILEVTLNDGYQQGINWSNITKTIGGTSISTGRGTTNPIPDLPGLDAIGSLLGGQTNVTISDGNFSAVLSFMETQGDLNVLSSPRVTAANNQKAVIKVGQDEYFVTDISSVVGSGDNANVAPDIELTPFFSGISLDVTPQIDDSGFVLLHVHPAVIDVQTQSKNISLGDVAYDVPLAKSSIRESDSVIRARDGDVVVIGGLMKSNTIDNVSKVPFLGDIPGLGHLFRNVTKLTQKTELVILLKPTIVGVNTWQQELERSRDLLQEWFPEE is encoded by the coding sequence ATGCGTAAATATGTAGTAGCAATTATAGTCGCGTCGTTGGTGGGGTGTACTAACATGGGGCATCGAGACCCTGTTGAAGTCAAACAAGCACTGAACGAAGCGGTCAACGAAGCCAATAGTCGTGCATTAGACGACCTTCCTGCGTCGGTACAAGATGATCTGATGCCGCATTTCGACGGTCAACCATTGAGTACACAGGCTCCATTGAAACGTTTTCGTGTTCAAGCCAATGGCGTTGACGCGAAAACCTTTTTTGCTAGTTTGGTTAAAGGGACTGAATTCAGTGCGGCAATTCATCCTAACGTAAGCGGACGAATTACCGTTAATTTGTCGGATGTAACATTAGATGAAGTCCTAAATGTTGTACGTGATATGTATGGCTTTGATGTCGTTAAAAATGGCAAAGTGATTCAGATTTACCCGGCGGGATTACGAACGGAAACTATCCCCGTTGATTATCTGCAGTTTAAGCGATTGGGTAAGTCTTTAACGTCAATCACAACCGGATCTATCACAAGTAAAGATGGTGGCAGCTCTTCAGGTTCTTCGAGCTCTAGTTCTAGTTCTTCATCTAGCTCTGGCAGTTCATCTAGCTCTAAAAGCACCAGCCCTACAGGTGGCACAGAAATAGAAACCACCAGTGAAAGTGATTTCTGGCCTCAGCTAGAAAAAGCCGTTGGCACACTCATCGGCACAGGTAACGGGCGTAACGTCATTGTTTCGCCACAAGCAAGTGTCTTAACCGTACGGGCATTTCCGGATGAAATTCGTGAAATTAAACAGTTTTTAGGTGTTTCTCAGAAGCGAATGCAGCGCCAAGTGATTTTGGAAGCAAAAATCCTAGAAGTTACACTCAACGATGGTTATCAACAAGGGATTAACTGGTCAAATATTACCAAAACTATTGGTGGAACCAGCATTTCTACTGGTCGAGGTACAACGAACCCTATTCCGGACTTACCGGGTCTAGATGCCATCGGCTCCCTGCTAGGGGGGCAAACAAATGTGACGATTTCTGATGGGAACTTTAGTGCGGTACTGAGCTTTATGGAAACTCAGGGTGACTTGAATGTGCTTTCAAGCCCAAGGGTGACGGCAGCTAATAATCAAAAAGCAGTCATTAAAGTGGGTCAAGATGAGTACTTTGTTACCGATATTTCAAGCGTGGTGGGCAGTGGTGATAACGCCAATGTAGCTCCGGATATCGAGTTAACGCCTTTCTTCTCGGGCATATCTTTAGATGTCACGCCACAAATAGATGACTCGGGCTTTGTTTTACTGCATGTGCACCCCGCTGTTATCGACGTACAAACTCAATCGAAGAATATTTCCTTAGGTGATGTTGCTTATGATGTCCCGCTAGCAAAAAGCTCAATTCGAGAATCAGATTCCGTGATCCGTGCCCGTGACGGTGATGTTGTGGTGATCGGTGGTTTGATGAAATCGAATACAATTGATAACGTTTCAAAAGTTCCTTTTCTGGGGGATATCCCTGGATTAGGGCATCTGTTCCGTAACGTAACCAAATTAACCCAAAAAACCGAATTGGTCATTTTGCTCAAACCCACCATTGTTGG
- a CDS encoding MSHA biogenesis protein MshK: MVRIIVLLFSLVHFQVLANQDPTAPLGWLAPKVSTTAKRPVKKVAVPTLQSIVCENDAQCYAIINDRVVEDGDRVNGYTTSQVTPEYVVIRKGAKQWKLELFTAKIKH; this comes from the coding sequence GTGGTTAGAATCATAGTGTTATTGTTTTCGCTGGTTCACTTTCAGGTGCTTGCAAACCAAGATCCTACTGCGCCTCTTGGTTGGTTAGCGCCTAAAGTATCAACGACCGCTAAGCGACCCGTGAAGAAAGTCGCTGTGCCAACATTGCAGTCTATTGTCTGTGAGAATGACGCGCAATGTTATGCCATCATTAATGATCGCGTTGTTGAAGATGGCGATCGAGTTAATGGTTATACGACAAGCCAAGTTACGCCTGAATATGTCGTGATTAGAAAAGGTGCCAAGCAGTGGAAGTTAGAACTGTTCACGGCAAAAATCAAACACTAA
- the pilO gene encoding type 4a pilus biogenesis protein PilO — MMSKFEPLNAKFSAMTQREKSLVAIGGAVGVFMLMLTFLLEPAMERQSKQTNQLQSVELAAIRAQSEIARVTNILKGDPDKDVDIKLEQLQLQSELLDAQLDEIVKNLVTPNQMAELLEQVLNSSKNLKLQSLQSLPAEPIMSNGQAVNAGYFIHPVRIELSGKYFDIQTYLSTLEAMPVRYFWRSFQYQVDEYPTANLTLVVYTLGTGQEFIGG, encoded by the coding sequence ATGATGTCTAAATTTGAACCTCTGAACGCTAAGTTTTCTGCAATGACACAAAGAGAGAAGTCGTTGGTAGCCATCGGCGGTGCGGTGGGCGTTTTTATGCTGATGTTGACCTTTTTGTTAGAGCCAGCCATGGAGCGGCAATCAAAACAAACTAACCAATTGCAGTCAGTCGAGTTAGCAGCGATTCGAGCCCAAAGTGAGATAGCCAGAGTGACGAACATACTCAAAGGCGACCCAGATAAAGATGTTGATATAAAGCTTGAGCAACTGCAGCTCCAAAGTGAGCTATTGGATGCACAACTTGATGAAATTGTTAAAAACTTAGTGACACCAAATCAAATGGCAGAATTGCTTGAACAGGTTTTAAATTCCAGCAAAAACTTAAAGTTACAAAGCCTACAGTCATTGCCTGCAGAACCGATTATGTCTAATGGTCAAGCAGTTAACGCTGGCTATTTTATTCACCCAGTTCGAATCGAACTCAGTGGTAAGTATTTTGATATTCAAACTTACCTTTCAACGTTAGAAGCGATGCCAGTTCGTTATTTTTGGCGCAGTTTTCAATACCAAGTGGATGAATACCCAACGGCAAATTTAACGCTAGTGGTGTATACCTTAGGTACGGGGCAGGAGTTTATTGGTGGTTAG
- a CDS encoding MSHA biogenesis protein MshI: MNVASFLDKLKGQKSNSSVLSLVLLEDAIYLTFDGETSLFPIDASGWLTALTSALDNDAYSGANAIVTLGAHHYQSYQVEKPELPPEEWAVGLPFLLKDLVAERVTEIVADGVLLPNSNKLQTYVLSQKVLTPLRTLFEKHRIELQRVVPEDEVWGQALEGVTDFVLLHQSTRSSFKINAYVESKNFFHRTIRGVMAPVTGANANSLQVDGLALELQRSIDYLSSQVKQSQFHKIFICCDDEIDSELKLALEERLSVKVDTLHDKDSACGVLLSLHALRIGLSGINLFPDHLRPKKEYFSLPVVAASWLAIAVVMGGGYGYTEYQVTQKQEQIRIAKQQADQFNNQLKELQNLVSQHQASPAKLATIERLEVSVKAKQESLKAVGQFEEQQQIGYSGVMSALARLGRSDISLNSILIQPNTLNVSGLARNPGVIPNWIKQFKNELDLVGRSFEKLSIGRNENDIVTFDLRTKRGGGQ; encoded by the coding sequence ATGAATGTTGCTTCGTTTTTAGACAAGCTAAAGGGACAGAAATCAAACTCAAGCGTGTTGAGTTTGGTTTTGCTTGAGGATGCTATTTATTTAACTTTTGATGGTGAAACCTCTCTTTTCCCAATAGACGCATCAGGTTGGCTCACCGCCCTGACTAGTGCGTTGGATAACGACGCCTATTCAGGTGCGAATGCGATTGTCACTCTCGGTGCTCATCACTATCAAAGCTACCAAGTTGAAAAACCGGAACTTCCACCTGAAGAGTGGGCGGTTGGCTTACCGTTTTTATTGAAAGATCTTGTCGCAGAGCGGGTCACTGAAATTGTCGCAGACGGCGTGCTGTTACCCAATAGCAATAAATTGCAAACTTATGTATTGAGTCAGAAGGTACTGACACCACTGCGTACCCTGTTTGAAAAACATCGCATTGAATTACAAAGAGTGGTGCCTGAAGACGAAGTATGGGGACAGGCACTTGAAGGCGTTACGGATTTTGTTTTATTGCATCAAAGTACGCGTAGTAGCTTCAAAATTAATGCTTATGTAGAGTCGAAAAATTTCTTCCATAGAACCATTCGTGGCGTAATGGCACCAGTCACTGGTGCTAACGCGAACAGTCTGCAAGTTGACGGTCTGGCTCTGGAATTACAACGCTCAATTGATTATTTGTCTTCTCAAGTGAAACAGTCTCAATTTCACAAGATATTCATTTGTTGTGATGATGAGATTGACTCTGAATTAAAGCTGGCATTAGAAGAAAGACTGAGTGTTAAAGTTGATACTCTCCACGATAAAGATAGCGCTTGCGGCGTATTACTTTCACTGCATGCTCTACGCATTGGCTTGTCAGGTATTAACTTATTTCCTGATCATTTAAGGCCTAAAAAAGAGTATTTTTCTTTACCTGTTGTTGCCGCTTCATGGCTTGCAATAGCCGTGGTGATGGGGGGAGGATATGGGTATACCGAATATCAAGTGACCCAAAAGCAAGAGCAGATTCGAATTGCAAAGCAGCAAGCTGACCAATTTAACAACCAACTAAAAGAGTTACAAAACCTCGTTAGTCAGCATCAAGCATCGCCAGCTAAATTGGCGACGATTGAACGATTGGAAGTCTCGGTAAAAGCCAAACAAGAATCTTTGAAAGCCGTCGGCCAGTTTGAAGAGCAACAGCAAATTGGCTATTCGGGAGTAATGAGTGCCTTGGCGCGCTTAGGGCGAAGTGATATTTCACTCAATTCTATTTTGATTCAACCTAACACGCTCAATGTCAGTGGATTAGCGCGTAACCCAGGAGTCATACCAAACTGGATTAAGCAGTTCAAAAATGAATTGGATTTAGTCGGAAGAAGTTTTGAGAAGCTTTCCATCGGCCGAAATGAAAACGATATTGTCACATTTGATTTGCGAACCAAGAGGGGGGGAGGTCAATGA
- the csrD gene encoding RNase E specificity factor CsrD: MRYTPTLKLSTRLVAFVTMIVVSAMFILFVGGTLSFKRIGQEYVNVYMSGIADVVDKEINDPEAAQSMAKWLPKILKSSDVIEMEITSSAGVIYHFRDTKKVVDTTRLKQLTFPLKSHPSYTVKFEVVPPYLSASYSMEAMSSITLAVALIIFCLLRGVKWLKGQLYGSELLEERGRMILAGRTQDHAKGDHREWPYTASEALDNLIEELNDARQERSRFDTFIRTHTFLDQLTGAANRVLFESKLESALQESGSHGGVVLLRIKDWEETQEQHDKNSRDQFIVDVGQILSNIAQRYPDVIFSRYYDADFAVLIPHQSSKDIAIVATQCLKQLEKLTLLDSLESDNWCHIGISMYKEGERRGYIIDEAETALKAAQMEQHNAWSRFSKKVSKDEHRGSVRWRTLFDKAFLPGKLLIFQQACFLKNENERTLLHQELFARIHDEQSDTIIKASRFTAAIEQVGYEVQMDRAVIRQVLYWFKSNNSYDVCYSINLNILPFRNKTYTRWFRDELLQLPTSIRHRLSFEFVEGALVKNLDYMRPVIRMISGLGCKVIVQQAGRTITSTHYIKDLEVDFLKLHRSLSKKIDQRQENQLFVRSLLGACIDSRTQVIAVGVETKNEWRTLKELGVDGGQGRLFDDETQLLPVVQAKKVAIGRRNRWRKNSK; encoded by the coding sequence ATGCGTTATACGCCTACTTTAAAATTAAGTACTCGCTTGGTTGCGTTTGTAACCATGATTGTGGTCAGCGCGATGTTCATCTTATTTGTGGGCGGGACATTATCGTTTAAGCGGATTGGGCAGGAATACGTTAATGTTTACATGTCTGGAATTGCCGACGTCGTAGACAAGGAAATAAACGACCCTGAAGCGGCTCAGTCGATGGCTAAGTGGCTACCTAAAATACTAAAATCCAGTGACGTTATTGAGATGGAGATTACCTCTTCAGCTGGGGTGATTTATCATTTTCGAGATACCAAGAAAGTAGTTGATACTACAAGACTAAAGCAACTGACTTTTCCCCTTAAAAGTCATCCCTCTTATACCGTTAAATTTGAAGTCGTCCCTCCTTATCTTAGTGCTAGCTATTCCATGGAAGCGATGTCTTCGATCACTTTGGCCGTAGCTCTGATCATCTTTTGCCTACTGCGAGGCGTAAAATGGCTCAAAGGTCAGCTATATGGTTCCGAGTTACTAGAAGAACGCGGTCGAATGATCTTAGCTGGTCGGACACAAGATCACGCCAAAGGTGATCACCGAGAATGGCCTTACACTGCAAGCGAAGCGTTAGATAACCTCATCGAAGAGTTGAATGATGCTCGGCAAGAGCGCAGTCGGTTTGATACTTTTATACGAACGCATACTTTCCTTGATCAATTAACCGGAGCGGCGAACCGTGTGTTGTTCGAAAGTAAGCTGGAATCAGCACTGCAAGAAAGTGGTTCTCATGGTGGTGTCGTATTATTGCGTATTAAGGATTGGGAAGAAACGCAAGAGCAGCACGATAAGAACAGCCGTGACCAGTTTATTGTTGATGTGGGGCAAATATTGTCGAACATTGCTCAGAGGTATCCAGACGTCATATTCTCTCGTTATTATGATGCTGATTTTGCCGTATTGATCCCTCATCAAAGTAGCAAAGATATTGCGATTGTTGCGACACAATGCCTGAAGCAGTTGGAGAAGCTTACATTATTAGACTCCCTTGAAAGTGACAACTGGTGTCATATCGGCATAAGTATGTACAAAGAAGGAGAGCGGAGAGGCTACATAATTGACGAGGCTGAAACCGCATTAAAAGCCGCTCAAATGGAGCAACACAACGCTTGGAGTCGCTTTTCTAAAAAGGTTTCAAAGGATGAGCACCGAGGCAGTGTTCGATGGAGAACTCTGTTTGATAAGGCTTTCCTACCCGGGAAATTGCTTATTTTTCAGCAAGCCTGTTTTCTCAAAAATGAGAATGAAAGGACACTTTTACACCAAGAATTGTTTGCCCGCATCCATGATGAGCAGAGCGATACTATCATTAAAGCATCACGCTTCACTGCAGCAATAGAACAAGTTGGCTATGAAGTTCAAATGGATAGAGCCGTGATACGGCAAGTATTGTATTGGTTTAAGTCCAACAATTCGTATGATGTATGCTATTCTATCAACTTGAATATATTGCCTTTTCGAAACAAAACTTATACTCGATGGTTTCGTGATGAACTACTCCAATTGCCAACCAGTATTCGTCACAGACTGAGCTTTGAATTTGTTGAAGGTGCACTGGTTAAAAACCTTGATTATATGAGGCCAGTGATTCGGATGATCTCCGGTCTCGGTTGTAAAGTGATAGTGCAACAAGCTGGAAGAACCATTACCAGTACACATTATATTAAAGATTTAGAGGTCGATTTTTTAAAACTGCACCGAAGTTTAAGTAAAAAAATCGATCAAAGACAAGAGAATCAACTGTTTGTACGTAGTCTCCTTGGTGCGTGCATTGATAGCCGTACTCAAGTTATTGCCGTCGGTGTCGAAACAAAAAATGAATGGCGAACATTGAAAGAATTGGGGGTTGATGGTGGCCAAGGTCGCTTATTTGATGACGAAACCCAGTTACTTCCTGTTGTACAAGCGAAAAAAGTGGCTATCGGTCGCCGAAATCGATGGCGGAAAAATAGTAAGTGA
- a CDS encoding single-stranded DNA-binding protein: MASRGINKVILVGNLGNDPEIRYMPNGNAVANITIATSESWRDKATGEQREKTEWHRVALFGKLAEVAGEYLRKGSQVYIEGQLQTRKWQDQSGQDRYTTEVVVQGFNGVMQMLGGRQGQGGQSQGMGGQQQQQGSWGQPQQPVQHAPQQQQAPQHQAQQAPQQQAPQKAQPQYNEPPMDFDDDIPF; this comes from the coding sequence ATGGCAAGCCGTGGAATAAACAAAGTTATTTTAGTGGGAAATCTAGGTAACGACCCTGAGATTCGCTATATGCCCAATGGCAATGCCGTGGCGAACATCACTATCGCAACGTCTGAATCTTGGCGTGACAAAGCAACTGGCGAACAACGTGAAAAGACCGAATGGCACCGTGTTGCACTTTTCGGTAAGTTGGCTGAAGTTGCGGGTGAATACTTACGTAAAGGTTCTCAAGTATACATTGAAGGTCAACTTCAAACGCGTAAATGGCAAGATCAAAGTGGCCAAGATCGCTACACAACAGAAGTGGTTGTGCAGGGCTTTAACGGTGTGATGCAAATGCTAGGTGGCCGTCAAGGTCAAGGTGGTCAATCACAAGGTATGGGCGGCCAACAGCAACAACAAGGAAGCTGGGGTCAGCCACAGCAACCTGTTCAACATGCGCCTCAACAGCAACAAGCGCCACAACATCAAGCGCAGCAGGCTCCTCAACAACAGGCGCCTCAAAAAGCTCAACCTCAGTACAATGAGCCTCCAATGGACTTTGATGATGATATCCCATTCTAG
- a CDS encoding LuxR C-terminal-related transcriptional regulator → MLYPAQYLMICELNRTNHILGQTISETLKQQIVLVDIFSISESNHDFSNKTLLVDAARLPDLANVNKHLSSLPNRPNCALINMGEQLPVAEMLQWPNLKGCFELNHPPADIANGLLAITNGENWLNRSIMTTLLENYQDRLAVYNPSYHITLTSRELDVLQSLKKGLSNNDIADDLFISENTIKSHLYNIFRKIEVRNRVQAINWAKQYLP, encoded by the coding sequence ATGCTATACCCAGCTCAATACTTGATGATTTGTGAGCTTAACCGAACCAATCACATACTAGGGCAAACGATCAGTGAGACATTAAAACAGCAAATCGTTCTCGTCGATATTTTTAGCATCTCCGAAAGTAACCATGATTTCTCAAATAAAACGCTTCTGGTTGATGCGGCTCGCTTACCAGATTTAGCTAACGTCAATAAACACTTATCCAGCTTACCTAATAGGCCAAACTGCGCATTAATCAATATGGGAGAACAACTCCCCGTAGCCGAAATGCTGCAATGGCCAAATTTAAAAGGTTGTTTCGAACTTAACCATCCCCCAGCAGACATAGCTAACGGGTTATTGGCTATTACCAACGGCGAAAACTGGCTCAATCGTTCAATCATGACCACTCTGCTTGAAAATTATCAAGATCGACTCGCCGTCTATAATCCGAGCTATCACATTACTTTAACGTCGAGGGAATTAGACGTCTTACAGAGTTTAAAGAAAGGACTATCGAATAATGATATTGCGGATGATCTATTCATTAGCGAAAACACAATCAAAAGCCATCTCTATAATATATTCCGAAAAATTGAGGTAAGAAATCGTGTACAGGCAATTAATTGGGCAAAACAATATCTGCCATAG
- a CDS encoding DHH family phosphoesterase, producing the protein MMANYDVFNGDADGLTALVQLRLAYPKQSTLITGVKRDIALLQQVTSSNDDQITVLDISMDKNVAALERCLTNGATVFYADHHSAKSIPESPNFEAHIHTHANTCTALIINGYLSGKYPLWAIVGAFGDNLRIPATQLAQKLEISEYDTEQLELLGIYLNYNGYGEAVSDLLYAPDELFQLLIKYSSPLDFLQQESRVFEKLQDRFNSDLALAQDIEVLEENECSRVFMLPNEAWTKRVSGVYSNALTNKAPNKAHAIITTNKKDGYLISIRAPLTRKFGAEALASQFSTGGGREAAAGINHLPKEQLSAFIHKFQQHFTTS; encoded by the coding sequence ATGATGGCCAATTACGATGTGTTTAATGGCGATGCCGACGGCTTAACGGCGTTGGTGCAACTTCGACTCGCTTATCCGAAACAATCAACATTGATAACAGGCGTAAAAAGAGACATAGCCTTGTTGCAACAAGTAACCTCATCAAATGACGACCAAATCACGGTACTCGATATTTCGATGGATAAAAATGTTGCAGCTTTAGAGCGTTGCCTAACCAATGGGGCAACCGTATTTTATGCCGACCATCATAGTGCCAAAAGCATTCCGGAATCTCCTAACTTTGAAGCCCATATCCATACCCATGCAAATACTTGTACTGCGTTGATAATCAATGGGTACCTTTCAGGTAAATACCCACTATGGGCCATTGTTGGAGCTTTTGGGGACAACCTACGTATTCCAGCGACTCAATTGGCACAAAAATTGGAAATATCGGAATATGATACGGAGCAATTAGAATTGCTTGGTATCTATCTCAATTACAATGGCTACGGTGAAGCCGTCTCAGATTTACTCTACGCCCCAGATGAATTATTCCAATTGTTAATTAAGTACAGCAGCCCGTTAGATTTCCTCCAACAAGAGTCCCGCGTTTTTGAAAAACTGCAAGATAGGTTTAATAGCGATCTCGCATTGGCACAAGACATTGAAGTATTAGAAGAAAATGAATGTAGTCGAGTTTTCATGTTGCCTAACGAAGCGTGGACAAAACGAGTGAGCGGTGTCTACAGCAACGCCCTTACCAATAAAGCGCCCAATAAAGCGCATGCCATCATCACTACCAATAAAAAAGACGGATATTTAATCAGTATTAGAGCGCCTTTAACTCGAAAGTTTGGTGCCGAGGCTCTAGCAAGCCAATTTAGTACCGGTGGAGGTCGTGAAGCCGCAGCAGGAATTAACCATTTACCCAAAGAACAACTATCGGCGTTTATTCACAAATTTCAGCAACATTTCACGACGAGTTAG
- the galU gene encoding UTP--glucose-1-phosphate uridylyltransferase GalU, translated as MIKKCLFPAAGYGTRFLPATKSMPKEMMPIVNKPLIEYGVDEAIEAGMTGMCIVTGRGKHSIMDHFDKNYELEHQISGTNKEDLLVDIRQTIDSAHFTYVRQREMKGLGHAILTGRELVGDEPFAVVLADDLCVNQQQGVLAQMVALYKQFRCSIVAVQEVLEEETHKYGVISGEMIKDDLFRVDDMVEKPEAGTAPSNLAIIGRYILTPDIFELIEQTEPGKGGEIQITDALLKQAKSGCVLAYKFKGQRFDCGSVEGYIEATNYCYQNVYLANEKTAELGQQATQKEQK; from the coding sequence ATGATCAAAAAATGCCTTTTCCCGGCAGCAGGCTATGGAACACGCTTCTTACCCGCGACAAAATCAATGCCAAAAGAAATGATGCCCATTGTAAATAAACCATTGATTGAATACGGCGTCGATGAAGCTATTGAAGCTGGTATGACGGGAATGTGCATTGTCACTGGCCGTGGTAAGCACTCGATCATGGATCATTTTGATAAAAACTACGAACTTGAGCACCAGATCAGTGGCACCAACAAAGAAGACTTACTGGTCGATATTCGTCAAACGATCGATTCCGCTCACTTTACTTACGTGCGTCAACGTGAAATGAAAGGCTTGGGTCACGCCATTTTAACTGGCCGTGAGCTGGTTGGCGATGAACCCTTTGCCGTTGTTTTAGCAGATGATTTATGTGTTAACCAACAGCAAGGTGTTCTAGCTCAGATGGTTGCACTGTATAAACAGTTCCGTTGCTCTATTGTCGCGGTTCAAGAAGTGCTAGAAGAAGAGACTCATAAATATGGCGTGATTTCTGGCGAAATGATCAAAGACGATCTTTTCAGAGTTGACGATATGGTTGAAAAGCCAGAGGCGGGTACTGCCCCTAGTAACCTGGCGATTATTGGTCGCTACATCTTAACTCCTGATATTTTTGAGCTGATTGAACAAACAGAACCAGGTAAAGGTGGCGAGATCCAAATTACCGATGCCCTATTAAAACAGGCTAAATCCGGCTGCGTGTTAGCGTATAAATTCAAAGGTCAGCGTTTTGACTGCGGCAGTGTCGAGGGTTACATTGAAGCCACGAACTACTGCTACCAGAATGTCTACTTGGCCAACGAAAAAACTGCAGAGCTTGGCCAACAGGCAACACAAAAAGAACAGAAGTAA